The Brasilonema sennae CENA114 genome includes a region encoding these proteins:
- a CDS encoding alpha/beta fold hydrolase, whose amino-acid sequence MTTSASTPAFTSTKTWIWQGFPISYQTQGTTGPAVILVHGFGASWWHWRKNIPVLAEHCRVYAIDLIGFGASAKPKPNEKIAYTIETWGQQVADFCREVVGEPAYFVANSIGCIVVMQAAVSYSEVALGVALLNCSLRLLHDRKRATLPWHRRFGAPILQRVLSVKLIGDFFFNQVAKPKTVRKILLQAYADSQAVTEELVDILTTPARDPGAVAVFLAFTSYSSGPLPEDLLPQLSCPAIMLWGTVDPWEPVELGRELANFAQVQKFFPLEGVGHCPQDEVPEVVNPIIQDWIFKLTR is encoded by the coding sequence ATGACCACCTCTGCTTCCACTCCAGCATTTACTTCAACAAAAACGTGGATTTGGCAAGGTTTTCCCATTTCCTACCAAACCCAAGGAACCACTGGACCTGCTGTTATCCTCGTGCATGGCTTTGGTGCTTCTTGGTGGCACTGGCGGAAAAATATCCCTGTGCTGGCAGAACACTGTCGTGTCTATGCCATTGATTTGATTGGCTTTGGTGCTTCCGCTAAACCAAAGCCAAATGAAAAAATAGCTTACACAATTGAAACTTGGGGACAGCAAGTCGCAGATTTTTGCCGTGAGGTCGTGGGTGAGCCAGCTTATTTCGTTGCTAACTCCATCGGCTGTATTGTGGTGATGCAAGCGGCGGTGAGTTACAGTGAAGTCGCCTTGGGAGTTGCGTTACTTAACTGTTCCTTACGACTGTTGCATGATCGTAAGCGGGCAACTTTACCGTGGCATCGCCGTTTTGGAGCGCCAATACTCCAACGTGTACTATCTGTCAAATTAATTGGTGACTTCTTTTTCAATCAAGTCGCCAAACCCAAAACAGTGCGGAAAATTCTCTTGCAAGCTTATGCTGATTCACAAGCAGTTACAGAGGAGTTAGTAGATATACTGACAACACCCGCCCGCGATCCGGGGGCTGTAGCTGTTTTCCTTGCCTTTACCTCTTATTCCTCAGGTCCATTACCAGAAGATCTTTTACCTCAACTGTCGTGTCCCGCGATTATGTTGTGGGGAACTGTAGATCCGTGGGAACCTGTCGAGTTAGGTAGAGAGTTAGCCAATTTTGCGCAAGTGCAGAAGTTTTTTCCTCTAGAAGGCGTTGGACATTGTCCTCAGGATGAAGTTCCTGAGGTGGTAAATCCAATTATACAGGATTGGATTTTCAAGCTAACACGATAA
- a CDS encoding RNA-guided endonuclease TnpB family protein — protein sequence MKRVTRTIKLKFLQLNKAKQQLFEEMTVEATDLANWLLTLPLPERRKLTTSKVQTRLMSALSNQVIRHTTSDAGKKAKSFKRFPPEVNNQNWVLHKVGTTYSVSFPTIKGTKRVPVEVASSHWQPVLEGILNGTIETGSAKIIKHRNKWYVYVCVTEEVPQVDATNTIGCDRGQNNLAVVAPKNGFGKFFSGKKVMHRRRYFQKRRKQLQEAKKFRALKKWDKKERRWMDAVDHTVSRRIVRFAEYLNADVVVEDLEGCRKTMKQSKKQRGDSAQSRHSWSFYSLEMKLDYKLAMLGLKLVKRPAPYTSKSCSTCGTLGIRERHHFNCPHGHYHNADLNAAKNIAQWDGFACSLDLKRDIAAMAMSDSENGLLGAAPNWMKTQSTGIGD from the coding sequence TTGAAACGAGTAACGCGAACAATTAAGCTAAAGTTTCTGCAATTAAATAAAGCAAAGCAGCAGTTGTTTGAAGAAATGACTGTTGAAGCAACAGATTTGGCTAACTGGTTGTTGACTCTTCCTCTTCCAGAAAGACGAAAGTTAACAACCTCCAAAGTTCAAACTCGTCTCATGTCCGCGCTGTCTAATCAGGTTATTCGACACACCACATCTGACGCTGGGAAGAAGGCAAAATCTTTCAAGCGATTCCCGCCAGAAGTAAATAATCAGAACTGGGTCTTGCACAAAGTGGGAACTACATACAGCGTTAGCTTCCCAACCATCAAAGGAACAAAGCGTGTTCCTGTTGAAGTTGCATCATCGCACTGGCAACCAGTTTTGGAAGGAATTCTTAACGGCACGATTGAAACAGGTAGCGCCAAGATTATTAAGCATCGGAACAAATGGTATGTCTATGTTTGTGTGACCGAGGAAGTTCCTCAAGTTGATGCAACTAACACGATTGGCTGTGATAGAGGACAGAACAACCTTGCGGTGGTGGCTCCCAAAAATGGATTTGGTAAGTTTTTTAGTGGCAAAAAAGTTATGCATCGTCGTCGTTATTTTCAGAAACGGCGTAAGCAACTACAAGAGGCTAAGAAATTTCGAGCACTTAAAAAGTGGGACAAAAAAGAACGTCGTTGGATGGACGCAGTAGACCATACTGTTTCGCGTCGGATAGTGCGTTTTGCTGAGTACTTAAATGCCGACGTGGTGGTTGAGGACTTAGAGGGATGTCGCAAGACCATGAAGCAATCTAAAAAACAGCGTGGTGACTCTGCCCAATCTCGTCACTCGTGGTCATTCTACTCGCTGGAGATGAAGTTAGACTACAAGTTGGCAATGTTAGGGTTGAAGTTAGTTAAGCGTCCAGCACCATACACATCAAAGTCTTGTTCAACTTGTGGAACTCTGGGTATTAGGGAACGCCACCACTTCAATTGTCCGCATGGACACTACCATAATGCAGACCTTAACGCTGCTAAAAATATAGCGCAGTGGGATGGTTTTGCTTGTTCTTTGGATCTAAAGAGGGACATAGCTGCAATGGCTATGTCTGATTCAGAGAATGGGCTGCTTGGCGCAGCCCCAAACTGGATGAAAACTCAATCCACGGGGATTGGGGACTAG
- the pyrH gene encoding UMP kinase — MGTHYRRVLLKVSGEALMGNLGYGIDPEVVKEIAEEVAEVVSTGVQTAIVVGGGNIFRGVKAASAGMDRATADYIGMIATVMNAMTLQDSLERIGVQTRVQTAISMQEVAEPYIRRRAIRHLEKGRVVIFGAGSGNPFFTTDTTAALRAAEIEAEVIFKATKVDGVYDADPHIYPDAKRYNTLTYGHVLAKDLRVMDSTAIALCKENNIPILIFDLTVRGNIHRAVMGESIGTLVGGSCEIS, encoded by the coding sequence ATGGGAACACATTACCGAAGGGTTTTACTTAAAGTTAGTGGTGAAGCCCTCATGGGCAATTTGGGTTATGGAATTGATCCAGAAGTGGTCAAGGAAATAGCCGAAGAAGTAGCAGAGGTAGTGTCAACAGGCGTTCAGACTGCCATCGTCGTCGGAGGCGGAAATATTTTTCGTGGCGTCAAGGCGGCGTCGGCGGGAATGGATCGAGCAACCGCTGACTACATCGGGATGATTGCTACGGTAATGAATGCCATGACATTACAAGATTCACTAGAACGAATCGGGGTACAGACGCGGGTGCAAACCGCAATCTCTATGCAAGAAGTCGCTGAACCGTATATTCGTCGTCGTGCCATTCGTCACTTAGAAAAAGGGCGGGTGGTTATTTTTGGTGCTGGTTCTGGAAATCCCTTCTTCACCACCGATACCACCGCAGCATTAAGAGCTGCAGAAATAGAAGCTGAAGTGATTTTTAAAGCTACCAAGGTAGATGGCGTTTATGATGCTGATCCTCATATATACCCCGACGCCAAACGTTACAATACCTTGACATATGGACACGTTTTGGCAAAAGATTTACGAGTAATGGACAGTACCGCGATAGCCTTGTGTAAGGAAAACAATATCCCTATTCTTATATTTGACTTAACTGTGCGCGGTAATATCCATCGAGCAGTCATGGGAGAGTCCATCGGCACCCTTGTGGGAGGTTCTTGTGAAATTAGCTGA
- the frr gene encoding ribosome recycling factor, translating into MKLAEAESTMQKTVESTQRSFNTIRTGRANASLLDKITVDYYGSPTPLKSLANISTPDSTTILIQPYDRNTLNLIEKAISMSDVGLTPSNDGSLIRLNIPPLTSDRRKELVKIAAKYAEEGRVAIRNIRRDTVDTIRKLEKSAEVSEDESRDQQDKLQKLTNKYTAKIDELLAEKEKDITTV; encoded by the coding sequence GTGAAATTAGCTGAAGCTGAGAGTACAATGCAAAAAACCGTAGAGTCAACTCAACGGTCTTTTAATACAATTCGTACTGGTCGCGCAAACGCGAGTTTATTGGATAAGATCACCGTAGATTATTACGGTTCGCCAACGCCCTTAAAATCACTGGCAAACATTAGTACGCCAGATTCCACAACAATTCTGATTCAGCCTTACGATCGCAATACCTTAAATTTGATTGAAAAGGCAATTTCTATGTCGGATGTGGGTTTAACCCCCAGCAATGATGGTTCCCTAATTCGGCTCAACATTCCACCTTTGACGAGCGATCGCCGTAAAGAATTAGTCAAAATCGCCGCCAAGTATGCCGAAGAAGGGCGCGTTGCTATTCGCAATATCCGTCGCGATACTGTAGATACAATTCGCAAACTAGAAAAAAGCGCCGAAGTTTCTGAGGATGAGTCACGTGATCAGCAGGACAAACTGCAAAAATTGACAAACAAGTACACTGCCAAAATAGACGAGTTACTCGCAGAAAAAGAAAAAGACATCACAACTGTCTAG
- a CDS encoding geranylgeranyl reductase family protein, producing the protein MYDCIIVGAGPAGGTAAYHLAKRGRSVLVLEKETLPRYKPCGGGVSPAIAQWFDFDFSPAISIKATTIRCTWKMGEPVEAELGIPEPVWMVRRDVFDHFLIQQAQKQGAQLKDNTEVKGIEFKGDFWQVNTANGSVTGRYLIAADGAKGPMARLLGFKERKRRLAGALEAEAAAKVENGHIAHFEFGMVKNGYLWNFPKADGYSIGIGTFVGGGESQDFKSILNEYSSLFGVDLKICKQYGHALCLWNGNQKLHTENAVLAGEAACVVDPFTAEGIRPSIFSGMKAAVAIDQALGGDINALEKYTDTINEEWGSDMAWAQKLAGAFYRFSNIGYKVGVKRPSSVQIMGKLLCGEMRYSDVTGRALKRLVPGFGG; encoded by the coding sequence ATGTACGACTGTATTATCGTCGGTGCAGGACCAGCTGGTGGAACAGCTGCATATCATTTAGCTAAGCGGGGACGCTCAGTCTTAGTTCTGGAAAAAGAAACTCTGCCAAGATATAAACCTTGTGGGGGTGGAGTATCGCCAGCGATCGCTCAATGGTTCGACTTTGACTTTAGCCCTGCAATTTCCATCAAAGCAACCACAATTCGCTGCACCTGGAAAATGGGCGAACCTGTAGAAGCTGAACTAGGAATTCCTGAACCAGTTTGGATGGTGAGGCGCGATGTCTTTGACCATTTCCTGATTCAACAAGCTCAAAAGCAAGGGGCCCAACTCAAAGATAATACGGAAGTCAAAGGCATTGAATTTAAAGGTGACTTTTGGCAAGTCAATACAGCAAATGGATCTGTTACAGGACGTTACTTAATTGCTGCTGATGGCGCAAAAGGACCAATGGCAAGATTGCTAGGCTTTAAAGAGCGCAAACGCCGTTTAGCAGGAGCTTTAGAAGCGGAAGCCGCAGCTAAAGTGGAGAACGGTCACATTGCTCACTTTGAATTTGGTATGGTCAAAAATGGTTATCTCTGGAACTTCCCCAAAGCGGATGGATATTCTATTGGAATTGGCACATTTGTTGGCGGTGGTGAATCCCAAGATTTCAAGAGCATTTTGAACGAGTACAGCAGCTTGTTTGGTGTAGATCTCAAAATTTGTAAGCAGTATGGACATGCTTTGTGCTTGTGGAATGGTAATCAAAAGCTGCACACAGAAAATGCCGTTTTGGCTGGGGAAGCAGCTTGTGTCGTTGATCCGTTCACCGCAGAAGGTATTCGTCCCTCAATTTTTAGCGGGATGAAAGCTGCAGTTGCCATTGACCAAGCTTTGGGTGGTGATATCAACGCTTTGGAAAAATACACAGACACCATCAACGAAGAATGGGGTAGTGATATGGCTTGGGCGCAGAAATTAGCCGGGGCGTTTTACCGTTTTTCTAATATTGGTTATAAGGTGGGTGTTAAGCGTCCATCATCTGTGCAAATTATGGGCAAACTTTTGTGTGGTGAAATGCGTTACAGCGATGTGACTGGTCGGGCGCTTAAGCGTCTTGTTCCTGGTTTTGGTGGGTAG
- a CDS encoding AAA family ATPase, translated as MARALDGKRLKYTGKVQPKPEEQDPQTGQLLYPYLPSEKLVEAVNLAITLERPLLLKGEPGCGKTKLARAVAYELGLPYEAWYVKSTSRARDGLYTYDAVGRLRDAQLAASGIDDEAAVRAKNVDAYVEWGPLGRAFRSDLRTVVLIDEIDKADIDFPNDLLLELDEKRFEVAEVKQTSSIKKIQAKVTPIVFITSNDEKDLPDAFLRRCLFHYVKFPERQQLIEIVKAHFPVSPLKVVDTIIDRFVELREEMRRDKGEAGKKVSTSELMDWVRILRHHEDDEILAKLKTELLYPGVLLKSWDDYRRYGEQGLSPQEDDSSAPSSSRI; from the coding sequence GTGGCTAGAGCTTTAGACGGAAAGCGGCTGAAATACACAGGCAAGGTGCAGCCCAAGCCAGAAGAACAAGACCCGCAGACGGGGCAATTGCTGTATCCCTACCTGCCGAGTGAAAAGTTGGTAGAAGCAGTTAATTTGGCTATAACCCTTGAACGACCCTTATTGCTGAAAGGAGAACCAGGGTGTGGTAAGACAAAATTAGCTCGTGCGGTGGCTTACGAACTGGGTTTGCCGTATGAAGCTTGGTACGTCAAATCTACCAGTCGGGCACGAGATGGGCTGTACACCTATGATGCGGTTGGAAGGTTGCGGGATGCTCAACTTGCTGCGTCGGGAATTGATGATGAAGCCGCAGTCCGGGCGAAAAATGTGGATGCTTACGTAGAGTGGGGACCGTTAGGGCGTGCTTTTCGCAGTGACTTGCGCACAGTGGTGCTGATTGATGAAATTGATAAGGCTGATATTGACTTTCCCAATGACTTGCTGCTGGAACTTGATGAGAAACGGTTTGAGGTGGCAGAAGTAAAACAGACTAGTTCCATTAAGAAAATTCAAGCGAAGGTGACGCCTATTGTCTTTATTACCAGTAACGATGAGAAAGACTTACCAGATGCCTTTCTGCGCCGTTGTTTATTTCACTATGTCAAATTTCCGGAGCGTCAGCAGTTAATTGAGATTGTCAAAGCACACTTCCCAGTTTCACCTTTAAAAGTAGTAGACACAATTATTGACCGCTTTGTTGAACTGCGGGAAGAGATGCGGCGGGATAAGGGTGAGGCTGGCAAAAAGGTAAGCACCAGCGAACTGATGGACTGGGTGCGGATTCTGCGGCATCATGAAGATGACGAAATCCTTGCCAAGTTAAAGACGGAACTGTTGTATCCGGGGGTGTTGCTCAAGAGTTGGGATGATTATCGGCGATATGGAGAACAGGGTTTATCGCCTCAAGAGGACGACTCCTCCGCGCCATCGTCATCAAGAATATGA
- a CDS encoding caspase family protein: MTNLTFANGYALLIGVGADLGITVKDATALRDVLVNPNQAAYPPNQVNLLTETSATRQHILKAFDQLIAQVNQNVDASVIIYYSGHGGRIKRTNEYFLVPYGYDPSQRGDTAISGLEFTQKIEAIKARKLVVLLDCCHAGGVPALKEAGETFVKSPVPPDLLDILGTGSGRVVVASSREDEYSYTGQPYSAFTDCLLEALQGKAAVNKDGYARILDVMIYLFDQVPKRASGPQHPFVNKVLDLGDNFPLCYYAGGSKFLPGETPVAEVNSTTSSLRAGQKRRLAQKQDTLQAEWDLRSEKVKRMRDALAIETGTAVKFQLEKQLLDEEAQLARLGDELDEMEQALQ; encoded by the coding sequence GTGACAAATCTAACTTTTGCTAATGGTTATGCATTACTCATCGGTGTTGGTGCTGATTTAGGCATTACTGTTAAAGATGCTACAGCCCTACGAGATGTTTTGGTTAACCCCAATCAAGCCGCTTATCCACCAAACCAAGTCAACCTGCTCACTGAGACTTCTGCAACTCGGCAACATATTCTCAAGGCTTTTGACCAGCTTATCGCACAAGTGAACCAAAATGTGGATGCGAGTGTCATTATTTACTACTCTGGTCATGGTGGACGGATTAAGCGTACAAATGAATACTTTTTAGTGCCTTATGGCTATGATCCCAGTCAACGTGGAGACACTGCCATATCAGGATTGGAGTTTACCCAAAAAATAGAGGCGATTAAAGCACGTAAGCTCGTCGTTTTGCTAGATTGCTGTCATGCAGGAGGTGTTCCTGCTCTTAAAGAAGCAGGAGAAACTTTTGTCAAGTCACCTGTACCACCTGATTTGTTAGATATTCTGGGAACAGGAAGTGGTCGAGTTGTCGTCGCTTCATCGCGAGAAGATGAATATTCTTATACCGGTCAGCCATACAGTGCTTTTACAGATTGCTTGTTAGAAGCTTTACAAGGCAAAGCCGCCGTGAATAAAGATGGCTATGCTCGTATTCTTGACGTTATGATTTATTTGTTCGACCAAGTACCTAAGCGGGCTTCCGGACCACAGCATCCATTCGTGAACAAAGTGCTTGATTTGGGTGATAATTTTCCACTTTGCTACTACGCAGGTGGAAGTAAATTTTTACCTGGGGAAACACCAGTGGCTGAAGTTAACTCAACTACCAGTAGTTTGAGGGCTGGACAAAAGCGACGATTAGCGCAGAAACAAGACACACTACAGGCAGAATGGGATCTCCGTAGTGAAAAGGTGAAGCGAATGCGGGATGCTTTGGCTATTGAGACTGGTACGGCTGTTAAGTTTCAATTAGAAAAGCAGCTTTTGGATGAAGAGGCTCAACTAGCGCGTCTTGGTGATGAGTTGGATGAGATGGAACAGGCGTTGCAGTAA
- a CDS encoding CPBP family intramembrane glutamic endopeptidase has product MQEVNCVFLPTFISLPEPSINFLLSSLKDAPVLFVVMAFFIVWVSCWLPIAALTAFVLKWQPSQLLQPEQKLPLVVSLYLLAPLILWVTSWLTDTPFSDYGLIGNVSTLYSLVVGLALGIFSITLVFLWQSWLGWCSFQWSNIKLVRPILLPILLVALFVGGIEELIFRGFVFTELEKGGSVWVAALISSSIFALLHLVWEQKETIPQLPGLWFMGMVLVLARFVDGGSIGLAWGLHTGWIWAIATVDTAALIDYTGEVSEWVTGKNKKPLAGVAGVVCLLLTGGVLWLFSRYFDFVH; this is encoded by the coding sequence ATGCAAGAAGTCAACTGTGTTTTTTTACCTACTTTCATATCGTTACCTGAGCCATCAATCAACTTTTTACTGTCATCCTTAAAAGATGCACCAGTATTGTTTGTTGTGATGGCTTTCTTTATTGTTTGGGTGTCCTGCTGGTTACCCATAGCAGCTTTAACAGCGTTTGTCCTCAAATGGCAACCTTCTCAACTTTTGCAACCAGAACAAAAGTTACCTTTAGTAGTGTCTCTCTACTTACTAGCTCCGTTGATTTTGTGGGTAACTAGTTGGTTAACCGATACACCTTTCTCAGATTACGGCTTGATTGGAAATGTTTCAACTTTATATTCTTTGGTGGTAGGTTTAGCTTTAGGAATATTTAGTATAACATTAGTTTTTTTATGGCAATCGTGGCTAGGATGGTGCTCTTTTCAATGGTCAAATATTAAGCTTGTGCGACCTATCTTACTACCTATTTTGTTAGTGGCGTTATTTGTAGGTGGTATTGAGGAGCTAATTTTTCGTGGGTTTGTGTTTACTGAACTAGAGAAGGGTGGTTCTGTTTGGGTAGCAGCGCTCATTTCTAGCTCGATTTTTGCGTTGCTACACTTGGTTTGGGAGCAAAAAGAAACCATCCCACAGTTACCTGGACTCTGGTTTATGGGGATGGTGTTGGTACTAGCACGGTTTGTGGATGGGGGGAGTATAGGCTTAGCTTGGGGATTGCATACTGGATGGATATGGGCGATCGCCACAGTAGACACAGCCGCACTGATTGATTACACAGGTGAAGTCTCGGAGTGGGTGACAGGTAAGAATAAAAAACCCCTTGCTGGTGTAGCGGGTGTTGTTTGTTTACTCCTGACTGGAGGAGTTCTTTGGTTATTTTCTCGCTATTTTGATTTTGTGCATTGA
- a CDS encoding AbrB family transcriptional regulator, protein MTETATAPLTGKTLLAKVKELSTLPRRERAKQCGYYTVTKNNQVRVNLTDFYDALLSARGIPLSPEAPKDGRGREPTYRVSVHQNGQIVIGATYTKAMGLKPGDEFEIKLGYKHIHLIQVDSDKKILQHDDEEVYDEELEDEEDFEDDDEEEE, encoded by the coding sequence ATGACTGAAACCGCAACTGCACCATTAACTGGGAAAACACTGCTAGCTAAAGTGAAAGAACTTTCTACCTTACCACGGCGAGAAAGAGCTAAGCAGTGTGGTTATTACACCGTTACAAAAAATAACCAAGTTCGTGTCAATCTCACCGACTTTTATGATGCTTTGCTCTCGGCTAGGGGAATTCCCTTAAGTCCAGAAGCACCAAAAGATGGTCGTGGGCGTGAACCTACTTACAGGGTTAGTGTCCATCAAAACGGTCAGATTGTGATTGGTGCAACTTATACCAAAGCAATGGGTTTAAAGCCGGGTGATGAGTTTGAAATTAAGCTGGGTTACAAGCATATTCACTTAATTCAAGTTGATAGTGATAAAAAGATACTCCAGCATGATGACGAAGAAGTCTATGATGAAGAGCTTGAAGACGAGGAAGATTTTGAAGACGATGACGAAGAGGAGGAATAA
- a CDS encoding succinate dehydrogenase/fumarate reductase iron-sulfur subunit — protein MEVIFKIIRQQQNSSPIVQNYHLDVEGGNTILDCLNLIKWEQDGTLAFRKNCRNTICGSCAMRINGRSALACKENVGSEIAKLEQTVITGSHTNGIPEIIIAPLGNMPLIKDLVVDMSSFWNNLEAVAPYVSTAGRNIPEREFLQTPQERSRLDETGNCIMCGACYSECNAREVDPNFVGPHALAKAYRMVADSRDHKTESRLEEYNEGTKGVWGCTRCFYCNSVCPMEVAPLDQITKIKQEILDRKQASDSRSIRHRKVLIDLVKEGGWIDERQFGLQVVGNYFKDLKGLLSLAPLGLRMIARGKFPLSFEPSEGTQQVRSLIEAVKQEEKKLQGVRE, from the coding sequence ATGGAAGTTATTTTTAAGATCATACGGCAACAACAAAATTCCTCCCCGATAGTGCAGAATTACCATTTGGATGTTGAAGGGGGGAATACAATCCTAGATTGTCTCAATCTTATTAAGTGGGAGCAAGATGGGACATTGGCATTTCGCAAAAATTGTCGCAACACGATTTGTGGTAGCTGCGCAATGCGAATCAATGGGCGTTCGGCTTTGGCTTGTAAGGAAAATGTTGGTAGTGAAATTGCCAAATTGGAACAAACTGTTATAACAGGAAGTCATACAAATGGCATTCCAGAAATCATCATCGCACCACTAGGCAATATGCCTCTGATCAAAGATTTAGTGGTAGATATGAGCAGTTTTTGGAACAACCTTGAGGCGGTTGCTCCTTATGTGAGTACAGCGGGACGTAACATTCCAGAAAGAGAGTTTTTACAAACACCGCAAGAGCGATCACGGCTTGATGAAACTGGTAATTGTATCATGTGTGGAGCTTGCTATTCTGAATGCAATGCTCGTGAAGTTGACCCAAATTTTGTTGGCCCCCACGCACTGGCTAAAGCTTACCGCATGGTGGCAGACTCTCGTGATCACAAAACCGAAAGTCGTTTAGAAGAATATAACGAAGGAACTAAAGGAGTTTGGGGTTGCACCCGTTGTTTTTACTGTAATTCCGTATGTCCAATGGAAGTCGCCCCATTAGACCAAATCACAAAAATCAAGCAGGAAATTCTTGATCGCAAACAAGCAAGCGACAGCCGTTCAATTCGTCATCGTAAAGTATTGATAGACTTAGTTAAAGAAGGCGGGTGGATTGATGAGCGTCAATTTGGTTTACAAGTCGTCGGGAACTACTTTAAAGACCTCAAAGGGTTGCTCAGTCTTGCTCCCCTTGGATTGCGAATGATAGCCCGAGGTAAGTTTCCTCTTTCGTTTGAACCTTCCGAAGGAACTCAACAAGTGCGATCGCTGATTGAAGCCGTCAAGCAAGAAGAGAAGAAATTACAGGGAGTGAGGGAGTGA
- a CDS encoding TolB family protein — translation MKHSIFLPIFVTASLLSGCVGYPRIVNYPYDPGGVSLNSSASELDPQISRRYIVFASDRGGRQDIYMFDRVTGSLVDLPGLNSFDTVASHPGVSESGRYIVFAGSRQGRSAIFLYDRETRQLRNLTANLQAEVRHPTMSADGNRIAFESSVNGQWDILVYNRSGQPLNIPQDPR, via the coding sequence ATGAAACATTCTATTTTTCTACCTATATTTGTTACAGCTAGTTTGTTAAGTGGCTGTGTTGGTTACCCACGCATAGTGAACTATCCTTACGATCCAGGCGGAGTAAGTCTTAATAGTTCTGCTTCGGAATTAGATCCCCAAATCTCAAGAAGATATATCGTTTTTGCGAGTGACCGAGGGGGTAGACAAGATATTTATATGTTTGACAGAGTTACTGGTAGTTTGGTAGATTTGCCCGGTCTAAATTCCTTTGATACTGTCGCTTCTCATCCTGGTGTTTCTGAAAGTGGTCGTTATATCGTGTTTGCAGGTAGTAGACAGGGCCGCTCAGCTATTTTTCTGTATGATAGAGAAACACGTCAATTAAGAAATTTGACTGCCAACCTGCAAGCAGAAGTTCGTCATCCAACAATGAGTGCTGATGGTAATAGGATTGCTTTTGAGTCTAGTGTGAATGGGCAATGGGATATTTTAGTTTATAACCGTTCCGGACAACCGCTGAATATACCTCAAGATCCACGTTAA
- a CDS encoding TolB family protein, whose protein sequence is MRKITPSFWLQRQIPWGLSFTLASLLVSCSYSDIPLGPTSLNSRYTEQQPALSGNGRFLALVSNRNGSHQLLVYDLDQQQFIQTPRLNQPETIVESPSLSYTGRYIAYMTSDQGRPVVALYDRATQQSQILTPTYRGWIRNPSISPNGRYVVFESASRGQWDIEVLDRGPDVELDIDNGASVGAPP, encoded by the coding sequence GTGAGGAAAATTACACCTAGTTTTTGGCTCCAAAGGCAAATTCCTTGGGGTCTAAGTTTTACATTGGCAAGTTTGCTTGTATCTTGTAGTTATAGCGATATCCCTCTTGGACCGACTTCCCTCAACAGCCGTTACACGGAACAGCAACCTGCGTTGAGTGGAAATGGTCGTTTTTTAGCATTAGTCTCTAATCGCAATGGTAGTCACCAACTGCTGGTGTATGACTTGGATCAGCAACAGTTTATTCAAACACCGCGCTTAAACCAACCGGAAACAATTGTCGAAAGTCCTAGCCTCAGCTACACCGGACGTTACATTGCTTATATGACCAGTGACCAAGGTAGACCAGTGGTGGCGCTTTATGATCGTGCTACGCAACAGTCGCAAATTCTTACCCCAACCTATCGTGGCTGGATCAGAAATCCAAGTATCAGCCCAAATGGGCGTTATGTTGTCTTTGAAAGTGCTAGCCGTGGTCAGTGGGATATTGAAGTTTTAGATCGCGGACCGGATGTTGAGTTAGATATAGACAATGGCGCATCGGTGGGTGCACCTCCATAA